Sequence from the Marinihelvus fidelis genome:
CTGACGGCCAGTGCATCCTGCGCCTCGATGCCGATGATGTCCTCGATCTCGGTCTTGACCCGGTCCGGCTCGGCCGACGGCAGGTCGATCTTGTTCAGCACCGGGATGACCTCCAGGCCGAGTTCGACAGCCGTGTAGCAATTGGCGACACTCTGCGCCTCCACGCCCTGGGCCGCGTCCACCACCAGCAGTGCGCCCTCACAGGCGGCCAGCGACCGGGACACCTCGTAGGAAAAGTCCACGTGCCCCGGCGTGTCGATGAAATTCAGCTGGTAGGTCTGGCCGTCCGCCGCGGCGTAGTCCAACGTCACGCTCTGGGCCTTGATGGTAATGCCGCGTTCGCGCTCGATGTCCATGGAGTCGAGCACCTGGTCCAGCATTTCACGCTCGGTCAGGCCACCGCAGATCTGGATGAAACGGTCGGCCAGCGTGGATTTCCCATGGTCGACATGGGCGATGATGGAAAAATTGCGGATGTATTTCTGGTCCATGGTGACGCATCAGGCGGCGAAATTCGGCCGGGAACTAGGGTTGGCTGTGGCGCCGGGGCGCCGTTACAAAAAGGCCACCCGCCAGGCGGGCGGGTGGCCTTACTGTTCATCCGGTCATTATAACCGATGGCGACTCAATCCATGTCACCCTCGTCCGGGGTGTAGGCCAGGAACGAGGTATTGCCATTGCGCCAGACACGCAGGGCCACCGCCCGCCCTTCGGGCAGGTCTTCGACGATGTCCTGGAAATCGTCAACGCCATCGATCGGGCGAGTGTTGATCATCAGGATCAGGTCACCGGGGCGAATCCCGGCCCGCCATGCCGCGGCGCTTTCGACCTCGGCCACCAGCACACCCCCTTCAGGGGCTTCGGCCCGCCGGCGGCGGTCTTCACCCAGGTTTTCGACGGCCAGGCCCAGCACGTTGCTGCTCGCCGGCTCCTCTTCCTCGTCACCCAGCAGCGTTTGCTCGTCTTCCTCAAGCGCGTGCAATACGACATCAAACTCGCGCTCACGGCCGTTGCGACTGACCAGCACGGTGGCCTCGGTGCCGGGCGGGTTGGCGCCCACCAGCGGCGGCAGGTCGTTCCAGGTTTCGATCGACTGGCCGTTGAAGGCCAGGATGATGTCACCCGGCTCAATGCCGGCCTCTTCCGCGGCGCTGTCGTCGGTCACGTCGTTGACCAGCGCACCCACGGGGCGATCCAGGTCCAGGGCCTCGGCCAGCTCTCGGGTCACTTCGCCCACCTGCACGCCCAGCAGGCCACGGCGCACGGTGCCATGTTCGCGCAACTGCGAGGTCGTGCTGACCGCAACATCGGCCGGAATGGAGAACGACAGGCCGATATAGCCGCCACTGGAGCTGAGAATCCACGAATTCACACCCACCACCTGGCCGTCCATGTTCAGCAGCGGGCCGCCGGAGTTGCCGCGATTAATGGCCACGTCGGTCTGGATGAACGGCACGTAGGCCTGGTTGGCATTGCTGCGCCCGGTGGCGCTGACGATACCGGCAGTCACGCTCTGGTCGAAGTTGAATGGTGAGCCGATGGCAATCACCCATTCGCCCTGGCGCAGGGCGCCCGAATCACCCCACTCCAGTGCCGGCAGGTTGGCAGCCTCGATCTTCAGAAGAGCGATATCACTGAGCGGGTCGGAACCGACCAGTTCGGCCTCGAACTCGCGCCGGTCGGCCAGGCGCACGATAATCTCGTCCGCGCCGTCAACCACGTGATGATTGGTCACCACGTAGCCACTTTCGTCAACGATGAAACCGGAACCCGCGCCGGACCGGTCCGGCTGGGAGAACCCGCGCCCATCCGGGGTGCCGAAGAAGCGACGGAAAAATTCGGGCACGTCTTCCTGTCCGTACGGCGACGGTTGTGCGTCCGGGTCGGTGTTTTGCTGGCGCAACTGGTTTTCGGCCTGGTCGCCAAACTGCGTGACCCGAATATTCACGACCGCCGGGCCGACATCCTCAACCAGCTCGGTGAAATCGGGCAGGCCGGTGACCCGGGCCTGGGCCGCGGCGGCCATCAGCAAGGCGGCGCCCAGCGCCAGCATACGCATTACGTTCTTTTCCATTTTCACGGTTGTCCTCTTCGTGAATTCAGGCTTGGATGAATCTTCAATGGTGGTTGGTGACCGCACAATCAAGCACCGGCGTGGCCACGGCCCTGATCTCGATACCCAGTGGCTCGAGCGAGCCCGGCAGCCGTCTGCGCGCCCACAGCAGCGCCACGCTGGCCGCGAGCAGGCCGGCAATGCCAGTTACGATGTCTGCCACGGCGCCATCGGTCGAAGGCGGCAGGACCAGCGCTGCGCAAAATGCCCCCGCCAGGCCAGCCAGCAATGGCAGGGCAAACAGCTGTGCGGTCATGGCCAGGAAACGGTGCTCCGGGATACACAGCCACACCGGGTCGCCCGCTCTCGCGGTCACCGTGTTAGCCAGGCTGAGTTCAACCGGCTCACAACGTAACAGGCGCCCGAAAAGACCGGCACCGCAGCCCTTTCCGGCATCGCAGGCGGTGCAACCTGACTGCCCACCAACGCGGACGATGGCCCGGTCATCGACCACGGCCACCACCCTGCCCTGCTGTTCGATCATGGCAACTCGGGCAGTTCGGAAAAGGCCTTGCCGATGCGCTTGACGGTCAGCGGCGGCACTTCGCCGATGGCGGTCACCATGCGGCCGTCGACGACTTCCGTCCAGGCGTTGGTGGTGCCCATGCGGCTCAGCCCGCCCGCGTCGGCGCGCTCGCCAGCACCGGATTCGATGTACACGGACACCGCGGCCAGGCCGTCACTGTAGACCCAGTGGGTCAGCTCGCCGCCACCGGCGCCGGGTTCACTGGCCCGTGCCACCAGCTGGTAGCCCGGCGGCAGGCCCATCGGCGCCAGCGGGGTGTCGATGACCGGCCCCGGTTTCGGTGCCGGGGACATGGGGTCACGCTGACCCAGCTCGATGAACTCTTTCTCTGCAGTACCGGATTTCAACTCGGCCACATCAACCTGGTCGCCAGTACGCAACTCGGTAAACACCAGCTTGGCCAGCAGTTTGTGCTTGGGGTTGAACAACACCCAGCGCAGCAACAGGCCGGAGTCTTCATCCAGCCACAGGTCGTAGCCATTGCGGTACTGGTCCTGCGGCACGATGCGCACCTGCTGCCCTACCCGGCCGGCGACACGGTCCTTCTTGCCCAGTTCGAAACGGTAATGCCGCTGCACCTTCCGGAAGGCCTCGACGTCGAACTCGGGGAACACGGAACCTGTGGCCAGTGCGGCCTTCATGCCCGGGTCTTCCTCACCCAGCGCGCAACGCACGCCATTGCCGTCACGGATCACCTCGCGGTGTGGGCCGGAAATCGACACCATGCGCTCGTGCACTTCACCATCGGTGTTGACATGGGTGATCCGCATCGTATCGACGTCTTCGTCGCGGACATAGACAAACGTGCCCTGGTAGCTCATCTCGCGCATGGCGGTGGCCATGCGTTCAAGCCATACCCGGGCCTCGTCACTGGTGTCCGGACCGGCATGCGCGGGCGCTACGGACAGCGCCAGCAGCATGACCAGCAGGAACCTCATGGTCATCAGGGAATTCAGTTCTGCGGGGTCTGCGAATCGACCGCGCCGGTGACCGGCGTGTCGGCGGCGTCTTCACCGGCCGCACCGTCTTCGGCCTGGTCAGCCTGCGCGGTCGACGCGGTGACCATGGGCACGTAGGAGACGAACCCCTGGCGCCCGACCGTGCCGGCGGCCCGGTTATGGCGCAGAAGGTAGCCATTCAGGCGCTGGCGTGCTTCAGCCTGGCCGTTGAACGAGGCCGGCTGCGACTCCGGCATGACGCCGAGCGGGTTGGGGCTGGCAAACGGCTGCGCGGGCTCGGTGGCCGGCGTGGTGCCCGGCGTGACGCCATTGACCGTCAGCAACACGGCCATGACCGCAACCGATGCCGCGATGGCGAACCCGGACGCCGGCTTCAGCCATGTCGGTACGCGCCTGGCCGGGGCCTGTTCGGCAGCCGCCTCGGCCGCCATTTCAGCATCGACCCGGTCCAGGTCGACGGTCAACCGGCACAGGGCCAGTTCGCCGCCCTGGCGCCGCATGCAGTCGCGGATCAGGTGATACCGCTCCCACGTTGTGCTCATTTCCGGATCCGACCCCATCCTGCGGGCGACGAACTTCGCGGTGTCCTGCGACATTTCGCCATCCATCAGGCTGGAAAGGTGTTCCAAGGTGTCCTTGTTCATAAACTGTCTGCCTACCCGTGCCTATTGGGTGATTAAAATCTATTGTGCCCCGGTGCTATTGACCATGAACCAGGGGCTTAAGTTTCTCGTCGATCGCTTCGCGTGCCCGGAAAATGCGTGAACGGACGGTGCCGATCGGGCATTCCATGGTCGTGGCGATCTCGTCATAACTCATGCCTTCGATTTCCCGCAGGATGATCGCGGTCCGCAGATCCTCCGGCAGTTCGGCGATGGCGTCATAGACGGTGCGCTCGATTTCCTCGCGCATCAGCTCGTTTTCGGGTGTACCCCGTTCCTTGAGCCGGCTGTCCATGTCGTACTGTTCCGCGTCGTTGGCGTCGATATCGCTGGCCGGCGGACGGCGGTTGCGCGCCACCAGCCAGTTCTTCGCCGTGTTGATGGCGATACGGTACAGCCAGGTATAGAACGCACTGTCACCACGGAACTTGCCAATGGCGCGGTAAGCCTTGATGAAGGCCTCCTGCGCCACGTCCTGCGCTTCCGCACCATCCGACACGTAACGCGAAACAAGGCTGACGATCCGGTGCTGGTACTTGCGGATCAGCAGGTCGAAGGCGGTCTTGTCGCCCTTCTGCACCCGCTCGACCAGCAGCTGGTCCACCTGGGCCTCGCCAAGCTTCTGCTCGTCGCCATTGTCCTGCTCGCCATCATTGGCGCGCGCCTTGTCGCTCATCTGCACTCCCCCGGAGCGACCCGTATCCCCGGCCCCAAAAGGCCCGGGCGTTGCCGTCCGTACGCTTTGCGAGGATATCATGCGGCTCCCCCACTCGTTATTCGTTGCATTCGCGTTACCTTCCAGGAATCGCTGCTTTGCTCTGACCGGGCGTGTGGCCGCAAGTTCCCGAATCGGGCGACCTCGTTTCCCACCCGGTCGATGCCTGTACGCCCATGTCCGGCAAATGCGATAATGCGCGGCTTTCCGAATTAACGAACACGCTGGGGGTTCAGCATGGATTTTCTCCGCTCTCTGGGTATCAACGACGACAACCCGGGTGCCTGCTTCGGCAACACCGAATATTCTTCCACCACCGACGCCGGGCAGGTTGAAAGCATCAACCCGTCTACCGGCGAAGTGATTGGCCGGGTCTGGTCCGCGTCCGAAGCCGACTACGAAAAGGTCATGGCAAAAGCCGTTGAAGTGGCCGCCGAGTGGCGCACCGTCCCGGCCCCGCAGCGCGGTGAAGCCATCCGCCTTTGCACCGAGGCCCTGCGCCAGCACAAGGATGCCCTGGGCAGCCTGGTCAGCCTGGAGATGGGAAAGATCAAGGCCGAGGGCGACGGCGAAGTGCAGGAGATGATCGATATCGGCGATTTCGCCGTCGGCCAGTCGCGCATGCTCTACGGCAACACCATGCATTCGGAGCGCCCACTGCACCGCATGTACGAGCAGTGGCATCCGCTGGGCGTGGTCGGCGTGATCTCCGCGTTCAACTTTCCGGTGGCCGTATGGGCCTGGAACTCTTTCCTGGCGGCCATCTGCGGCAACGCCACCGTGTGGAAGCCGTCGCCGAAGGGTGCGCTGTGCTGCGTGGCGGTGCAGAACATCTGCAACACGGCGCTTGAGGACGGTGGCTTCCCGCCGATCTTCCTGAGCTTTATCGAGGACGGCAATGCACTGGCCGAACGCTTCGTCGACGACCGCCGCGTCGCCCTGATGTCGTTCACGGGCTCCACCGCGGTGGGCCGCCAGGTGGGTGAGCGCGTTGCCGCGCGCATGGGCAAGAGCCTGCTGGAACTGGGCGGCAACAATGCCCTGATCCTGGACGCCTCGGCCGACCTGAAGATGGCCATCCCCGGCATTGTCTTTGGCGCCGTCGGCACGGCCGGCCAGCGTTGCACCACCACGCGCCGCCTGTTCGTGCACGACTCCATTTTTGACGAAGTGAAGTCCATCCTGGCCGACGCCTATGGCCAGGTGCGCATTGGCAACCCGTTGGACGCGTCCACGCTGATGGGCCCGCTCACCGACGCCGCCAGCGTCGCCCGCTACGAGGCCGCCGTGGCCGCGGCCGTCGAGGCCGGTGGCGAGGTACTGTTCGGTGGCAAGGCCATCGACGGCCCAGGCTTCTTCGTCGAGCCGGCCCTGATCGTGGCGCAGAACGACTGGGACATCGTCCAGGACGAGACCTTCGCGCCGATCCTGTACGTGATTCCGTTCAGCGACCTGGACGACGCCATCGGCATGCAGAATGACGTCAAACAGGGCCTGTCCTCGGCCATCTTCACCAACGACATCCGCAACGCCGAGCGTTTCCTGGCGGCGACGGGTTCGGACTGCGGGATCGCCAACGTCAACATCGGCACCTCCGGCGCCGAGATCGGCGGCGCCTTCGGCGGTGAAAAAGAAACCGGCGGCGGCCGCGAATCCGGCTCCGACGCCTGGAAGGCCTACATGCGCCGGCAGACGAACACCATCAACTGGGGTTCTGAGTTGCCGCTGGCACAGGGGATCAAGTTCGACCTGTAGGCGGTAGGCGTGAGGAGGAAGGCGGAAGGAGTGGAGATGTCGTGTTTGGTGTGATTCGCAAGGCGTTGTTTCAGCTGCCGGCTGAGAAGGCGCATGAACTGGCGCTGGAAGGGCTGGCGAAGAGTCATGCGCTGGGCGCGGCGAAAAGGATGTATCCGCGTGTCGACGCGCCGCTGCGGGTCATGGGGCTGGAGTTCGCCAACGGCGCCGGCCTGGCAGCCGGCATGGACAAGAACGGCGACTATATCGACGCGCTGGGCGACCTGGGTTTCGGCTTTATCGAGGTCGGCACCGTGACGCCGCGGCCGCAGCCGGGCAACCCCAAACCGCGCATCTTCCGCCTTGAAAAGGCCGGGGCGATGATCAATCGCCTCGGCTTCAACAACAAGGGCGTCGATCACCTCGTCGGCCAGGTAACCAAACGAACTTTCGATGGCGTGCTGGGCATCAACATCGGCAAGAATTTCGATACGCCGAACGAGAAGGCGGTCGACGACTACCTGGCCTGCTTCAACGCCGTCTATCCGCACGCCGACTACATCACGGTGAACATCTCCTCGCCCAACACGCGCGGCCTGCGCGACCTGCAGGGCGAAGAGGCGCTGAACCAGCTGCTGCGCACGCTGGCCAACCGCCGCCGTGACCTGGCCGGCGACCATGGCCGGCGCGTGCCGATTGCCGTGAAAGTGGCGCCGGACCTGGACAGCGAGGCCGTCACCGCCATCGCCGCGGCCGTGTCGCGACACCAGATGGACGCGGTGATCGCCACCAACACCACCATCAGCCGTGACGGCGTGCAGGGCCTGAAACACGCCGAGGAAACCGGCGGCCTGTCCGGTCGCCCGCTGCTGGAGTCGTCCACCGCAATCCTGGCCGCGCTGCGGGACGCCCTGCCCCGTGACATCGCGCTGATCGGCGTCGGTGGAATCGCCAGTGGCCGCGACGCCGCCATGAAGATCAGGGCCGGCGCCGACCTGGTGCAGTTCTACACGGGCTTCGTCTACCGCGGCCCCACCCTGGTGGCGGAAGCCGCGCGGGGCGTGAAGGCCGCGCGCGGGAACGCATGAGGCTGAAGCCCTTCAACACCCTGGGCGTCGATGCCCGGGCCGAGCACCTCATCACCCTTTCACGGCCGCAGGACCTGGCTGACACTGAATTCGACCCAGCGCGCGACCTGGTACTCGGCGAAGGCAGCAATGTGCTGCTCGCGGGTGACGTACCCGGCACGGTCATCCTGAACCGGCTTAGCGGGCGAAGAATCCTTGATGACGACGGCGATAGCGTGGTTGTCGAGGCTGCCGGCGGTGAGCGCTGGCACGACCTGGTGCGCTGGACCCTGGACCAGGGCCTAAGTGGGCTGGAAAACCTGTCACTGATCCCCGGCCTGGCCGGTGCGGCCCCGATGCAGAATATCGGCGCCTATGGCGTCGAACTGGCCGACCACCTGGTCAGCCTGGACGCCTGGGACTGGCGTACGGGCTCGATGCGTACGTTCAGCGTCACCGATTGCCGCTTCGGGTACCGTGACAGCCACTTCAAGACCGGCGAGCCCGATCGCTACCTGGTTACGGCCATACGGCTGCGGTTATCCCGGCCGTTCACACCGCGACTGGATTATCCCGGCCTGGCCACCGCGCTGGCCGAAGCCGGCATCGACAAGCCCACGGCCCGGGATGTCAGCGACGCGGTCTCCCGCGTCCGGCAAAGCAAGCTGCCCGACCCCGCCGTTATCGGCAATGCCGGCAGCTTCTTCCGCAACCCGGTCATCGAGGACGGCCTGGCCGACGACCTGCGCGGCCGTTTTGCCGGGCTGCCGGTCTATCCCGCCGCTGACGGCCAGGCCAAGCTGAGCGCCGGCTGGATGATCGAGCATTGCGGCTGGAAAGGCTTCCGCGACGGCGACGCCGGCATCTCGGAGCAGCATGCCCTGGTGCTGGTCAACCACGGCAGCGCCACCGGGCGGCAGCTGGTCGACCTGGCCTGGCGGGTACGCGACAGTGTCGCGGAAACCTTCGGCGTGACCCTTGAAAACGAACCCCGGGTGATCGAATTCCCGGGCCATGAACACTGAAACCGCAAAGACGGAGATTAATGTGCACATCACCAGAACCCCCTTGTTCATTGCCCTCGCCGCCCTGGCGCTGAGCGCCTGCAGCAAAAGCGAAGACGCCACCACCACGACAGCCGCGCCTGTTGAGCCGGCCGCCGTGGAAGCCATAGAGCCTGCGCCTGTCAGTGCCGAAACCACGGCCGATGTCGCCGCGGCTGCGATCAGTGGCGACAGCCTGATGACCAGTATCGGCGCGCTGGCCTCCGATGAATTCGGTGGTCGCGCACCAATGTCCGAGGGCGAACGCCTGACCCTGGATTTCCTCGAAGCCGAGTTCAAGGCGCTGGGGCTGGAGCCGATGTTCGGTGACAGCTACCGCCAGCCAGTGCCGCTGGTCTCCATCGAGGCCGACAGCGACACCGCGCTGACCATCACCGCCGCCGACGGCAACACCACCGTGTACGCCTACGGCGCCGATGCCGTTTTCGGCACCTCGCGCGTGGTCGAGGAAACCGGCCTGGACGCCAGCGAGCTGGTGTGGGCGGGCTACGGCATCGTCGCGCCGGAATACGACTGGAACGACTACGAGGGCCTGGATGTGGCCGGCAAGACCGTCGTGGTGCTGGTCAATGACCCGGGCTACGCCACCGGCAACCCGGACCTGTTCAACGGCAACAAGATGACCTACTACGGCCGCTGGACCTACAAGTATGAAGAGGCTGCGCGCCAGGGTGCGGCGGGCGCAATCATCGTTCACCAGACCGAGCCGGCCTCCTATGGCTGGAACGTGGTCGAGGGCAGCTGGACCGGCCCGCAGTTCCACCTGGCCAGCGCCGACGGCAACGCAGGCAACCTGGCCCTGGAAGGCTGGGTCCGGCATGAAGTCGCGCAGGAAATTTTTACTGCCGCCGGCAAGGACCTGGCCGCGATGACCGCCGCGGCAGCCGAATCGTCCGTGACGCTGGAGCCGCTTGGGGTGACCGCCACCGCACCCATTCGCAACACGCTGGAACATGCCGAATCATTCAATATCGGTGCGGTGATCCCCGGTGCCGAACGCCCCGACGAGATGTTCATCTACATGGGCCACTGGGACCACCTGGGCGTCATGCCGCATGAAGACGGCGCCGAGGGTGATTTCATCTACAACGGCGCCGAAGACAACGCCAGCGGCACCGCGGCGCTGATCGAAGTGGCTCGCGCGTTCAAGGCGCTGCCGACCGCGCCCGAGCGCACTGTCGGTTTCCTGGCCGTCACCGCGGAAGAATCCGGCCTGCTGGGTTCAAAGGCCTACGCCGCCAACCCGGCCTGGCCGATGAACAAGACCGTCGCCGGCATCAACATGGACGTGCTGAATTTCGCCGGCCTGGTGAACGACATCGAGGTGGTCGGTTTCGGCGGCTCGGAGATGGAGGACATCCTGGCCACCGAGGCGAAGCACTACGGGCGCACGCTGACCCCCGAGGCGACGCCGGAGGCCGGTTACTACTACCGCTCCGACCACTTTAACTTCGCCAAGAAGGGTGTGCCGATCCTGTACGCCAAGGGCGGCACGGTGGCCCGTGACGGCGACAGCCAGGCCATTGCCGATTACAAGGCGGCGTACCGCGCCGAGCGTTACCACGGCGTCGCCGACGAAATCATCGATGACTGGGATATCGACGCGGCGGTCGAGGACATGCGGCTGTTCTTCCGCATCGGCCTGAACGTGGCCGACAGCGACCAGTGGCCGGCCTGGAATGAAGGCAACGAGTTCAAGGCCATTCGCGACGCCTCGCTGGCCGAGTAAGCGCCGAATCCTGACGATCACATCGTACCCGCCGGGGCCATCGTGCCCCGGCGGTCATTTCCGGCGAAGCCCGCCGGACACCCCCTACTCGTTGACCACCCCGTGCGGCACATGGCCGGACGCCACGTGCGGCCGCGCCGACTCGATATGGGTGAGCTGGTCATCGAAGAAGATATCCGCGCCGAAAGCAGCCAGGAACGGCCCCTTGGACTTGCCACCCAAAAACAACGCCTCGTCGATACGGATGCCCCATTCACGCAGCGTCAGGATGACGCGCTTGTGCGCCGGCGCCGAGCGTGCCGTGACCAGCGCGGTGCGGATCGGGTTGTCTTCAATGGGGTACGCCGACTGGATCTCGTGCAGCACCTGCAACATGCGTTTGAACGGCCCGCCGTTCAGCGGCCGGCCGGCGGCCTCGCGCTCGCTTTTTGAGAATGCTTCCAGCCCCTCGGCCTGGTAGATGCGCTCGGCCTCGTCGCTGAACACCACGGCGTCACCATCGAAAGCGATACGCAGCTGCCCATTCTGGCGGCCCGAGGCCGCGCCCGGCAAGACCATCGCCGCGGCGAAACCGGCCGCGAGCACATTGCGCACGTCATCGACATGGGTCGACAGGAACAGGTCTGCGCCCAGAGCCTTCATGTAGCGGTCCGGCGGCTCGCCATTCGTGAACACCGCGCGCTCGACGTGCAACCCGTGATGCTCGATGGTGTTGAAGATGCGCAGGCCGGTATCGGCGCTGTTGCGCGAGGCCAGGATGACTTCGACGCCGGGGTGCTCGACGCCATCGTCGTTCAGGGCCAGCAGCTTCTTGACCAGAGGGAACGCCACACCGGGCGAAAGAACCTCGTCCTCGCGGTCGAGCTGGTAGCGCTGGTAGGCCTGCAGGCCCTCTGCCTCGAAGACCTCGTGGCTACGCTCCAGGTCAAACAGCGCGCGCGAGGAGATCGCCACCACCAGGGGCCGCGGGTGCAGGTTTTGTACCTTTTCGTCGTTCATGGCATTACTTTAACCGAGCTGATTCTCAAAAGCTGATAGAGTCGAAATCATGCCCCCCAGTCGCCTCGTGGCAATCTCCATACTGGCCATGCTCGCCTTCGCCGGCAACTCCCTGCTCTGCCGCGTGGCGCTGGCAGGCGGAGCCATCGATGCGGCGACCTTCACGCTGGTCAGGCTGGCTTCGGGGGCGGCATTCCTGGCCGTGCTCGTATTTCCAGGGCGGATACGGGCGGGGCTGGGCGGCGACTGGATATCAGCCGCCACTTTGTTCATCTATGCAGCGGGATTCTCGTTTGCCTATCTCGAACTGGCGGCCGCCATGGGGGCGCTGATCCTTTTCGGGGCTGTGCAGTTAACGATGATCGGTTACGGGCTATGGGTCGGTGAACGGGCCAATGGATACCAGGTAATTGGCGTCCTGCTCGCGGCCGGTGGCCTGGTATGGCTGTTGCTGCCGGGAGCACAGGCGCCTTCATTGCCGGGCGCAATGTTAATGCTGGCCGCCGGTCTCGCCTGGGGCATCTACTCACTGCGCGGACGCGGTGCTCGCAACCCCACCCGGGACACCGCCGGAAACTTCATCCGCGCCACGCTGATCGCGGCCCCTTTGGGCCTGGTCATGATCCGTGATTTCGACGTCGATGCAACCGGCATCGGCTACGCCATCGCATCAGGCGCCCTGGCCTCCGGGCTGGGTTACGCCATCTGGTACATGGCCCTGCCCCACCTGAGAGCCATGTCAGCGGCCATCATGCAACTGTCGGTACCGGTACTGACCGCTGCCGGTGGCGTACTCCTGCTCGGCGAAGCCGTTTCGACCCGCCTGGTCCTGGCCTCAGTGGCGATACTGGGCGGAGTGGCGCTGTTCCTGGTCAGCAAGCGCAAAGCAGCACCGAAGGTACCGTGAGCGCCTAGAGAAACTGCTCGTTCAGGATTCGCTCTTCCAGCGAATGGTCCGGGTCGAACAGCAGGCGCAATGAGGTATCGCGTTCTTCGTGGATATCGACCCGCGCGATATCCCTGACCTCGAAGGCGTCCGCCGTGGCGCTGACGGGCCGCTTCTCCGGGTTCAATACCTCGAAACTCACCTGCGCCGATGCCGGCAGCACGGCGCCACGCCAGCGGCGCGGCCGGAACGGGCTGATGGGCGTCAGCGCCAGCGCCTCGGTGCCCAGCGGCAGGATCGGGCCGCGTACGGAAAAGTTGTAGGCCGTACTGCCGGCCGTGGTCGACAGCAGGATACCGTCGCTGACCAGCTGCTCGACCTTGACGGCGCCATTGACCAGCACACGCAGGTGCGCGGCCTGGTTGGACTGGCGCAGCAGCGAGACCTCGTTGATGGCCAGCGCTTCGTGGATTTCGCCTGTAGTGGTTTCCGCGCGCATCTTCAGCGGGTACAGGGACACTTCCTGGGCCGCGCAGAGCCGCTCGCTTAATCCATCCTTCTCGAACCGGTTCATCAGGAAGCCGACGTTGCCGGTCTTCATGCCGTAGACCGGCAGGTCCGTCTCGATCATCCGGTGCAGGGTGTGCAGCATGAACCCATCGCCACCCAGTGCGACGATGACATCGGCCTCGGCCAGCGGCGCCTGGCCGTAACGTTCGACCAGGGCCTCGACGGCGGGGTCATCCCGCCGCCCGGGGCTGGCGACAAAGTGGATGCTGCGCCGCCCCATCAACTGTCGGCCGTGGTCAGTAGCTGGTCCAGCGAATGCACGGCAACGGAAACGGTGGCGTAATCCATGTCCGGCAGTTTACGCATATCGGCCATCATGTCCACGACCCGGTCGACCGGGCCCGCGTGCGCGGCCTTCCAGTCCGCCAGCGGGTCATCGGCCTTGCCGTGGGTGCGAATGACGATCTCGGCCAGTTCGCGGTGGTGCTCGAAAAGCTCGTCACGCAGGTTTCCACGCGCCTGGGCCTGCCAC
This genomic interval carries:
- a CDS encoding SoxR reducing system RseC family protein; translated protein: MIEQQGRVVAVVDDRAIVRVGGQSGCTACDAGKGCGAGLFGRLLRCEPVELSLANTVTARAGDPVWLCIPEHRFLAMTAQLFALPLLAGLAGAFCAALVLPPSTDGAVADIVTGIAGLLAASVALLWARRRLPGSLEPLGIEIRAVATPVLDCAVTNHH
- a CDS encoding MucB/RseB C-terminal domain-containing protein, with translation MRFLLVMLLALSVAPAHAGPDTSDEARVWLERMATAMREMSYQGTFVYVRDEDVDTMRITHVNTDGEVHERMVSISGPHREVIRDGNGVRCALGEEDPGMKAALATGSVFPEFDVEAFRKVQRHYRFELGKKDRVAGRVGQQVRIVPQDQYRNGYDLWLDEDSGLLLRWVLFNPKHKLLAKLVFTELRTGDQVDVAELKSGTAEKEFIELGQRDPMSPAPKPGPVIDTPLAPMGLPPGYQLVARASEPGAGGGELTHWVYSDGLAAVSVYIESGAGERADAGGLSRMGTTNAWTEVVDGRMVTAIGEVPPLTVKRIGKAFSELPELP
- a CDS encoding sigma-E factor negative regulatory protein, producing the protein MNKDTLEHLSSLMDGEMSQDTAKFVARRMGSDPEMSTTWERYHLIRDCMRRQGGELALCRLTVDLDRVDAEMAAEAAAEQAPARRVPTWLKPASGFAIAASVAVMAVLLTVNGVTPGTTPATEPAQPFASPNPLGVMPESQPASFNGQAEARQRLNGYLLRHNRAAGTVGRQGFVSYVPMVTASTAQADQAEDGAAGEDAADTPVTGAVDSQTPQN
- the amaB gene encoding L-piperidine-6-carboxylate dehydrogenase yields the protein MDFLRSLGINDDNPGACFGNTEYSSTTDAGQVESINPSTGEVIGRVWSASEADYEKVMAKAVEVAAEWRTVPAPQRGEAIRLCTEALRQHKDALGSLVSLEMGKIKAEGDGEVQEMIDIGDFAVGQSRMLYGNTMHSERPLHRMYEQWHPLGVVGVISAFNFPVAVWAWNSFLAAICGNATVWKPSPKGALCCVAVQNICNTALEDGGFPPIFLSFIEDGNALAERFVDDRRVALMSFTGSTAVGRQVGERVAARMGKSLLELGGNNALILDASADLKMAIPGIVFGAVGTAGQRCTTTRRLFVHDSIFDEVKSILADAYGQVRIGNPLDASTLMGPLTDAASVARYEAAVAAAVEAGGEVLFGGKAIDGPGFFVEPALIVAQNDWDIVQDETFAPILYVIPFSDLDDAIGMQNDVKQGLSSAIFTNDIRNAERFLAATGSDCGIANVNIGTSGAEIGGAFGGEKETGGGRESGSDAWKAYMRRQTNTINWGSELPLAQGIKFDL
- a CDS encoding DegQ family serine endoprotease, giving the protein MEKNVMRMLALGAALLMAAAAQARVTGLPDFTELVEDVGPAVVNIRVTQFGDQAENQLRQQNTDPDAQPSPYGQEDVPEFFRRFFGTPDGRGFSQPDRSGAGSGFIVDESGYVVTNHHVVDGADEIIVRLADRREFEAELVGSDPLSDIALLKIEAANLPALEWGDSGALRQGEWVIAIGSPFNFDQSVTAGIVSATGRSNANQAYVPFIQTDVAINRGNSGGPLLNMDGQVVGVNSWILSSSGGYIGLSFSIPADVAVSTTSQLREHGTVRRGLLGVQVGEVTRELAEALDLDRPVGALVNDVTDDSAAEEAGIEPGDIILAFNGQSIETWNDLPPLVGANPPGTEATVLVSRNGREREFDVVLHALEEDEQTLLGDEEEEPASSNVLGLAVENLGEDRRRRAEAPEGGVLVAEVESAAAWRAGIRPGDLILMINTRPIDGVDDFQDIVEDLPEGRAVALRVWRNGNTSFLAYTPDEGDMD
- the rpoE gene encoding RNA polymerase sigma factor RpoE, encoding MSDKARANDGEQDNGDEQKLGEAQVDQLLVERVQKGDKTAFDLLIRKYQHRIVSLVSRYVSDGAEAQDVAQEAFIKAYRAIGKFRGDSAFYTWLYRIAINTAKNWLVARNRRPPASDIDANDAEQYDMDSRLKERGTPENELMREEIERTVYDAIAELPEDLRTAIILREIEGMSYDEIATTMECPIGTVRSRIFRAREAIDEKLKPLVHGQ